The proteins below are encoded in one region of Parus major isolate Abel chromosome 7, Parus_major1.1, whole genome shotgun sequence:
- the ZNF142 gene encoding zinc finger protein 142 isoform X1, protein MSTAVTVSEGAGREMETLCSELLLPTPGEVGAVGSPGVASTGLAGTPPLAASQDLLQAEASVPGEGAHAEGSNVEIFIEAVAGNVTLSNVASATEVLVKVVELYFCERCGQSFSEASLLSQHQCLLLPPPEHLELSGALLASASEGQSDPRGSELSGASTQEGSAPECLLCPICQEAFLQPGQLKEHFKTHRSLSGALPCPERGCHFTTEDRKQLRSHLRHLHGASPVSCACRACPLLFPSRQAMEQHHRTHFPFHCGHCDFITANAKLFWQHRKCHTTESPPEMPTTGSPPGSDPHSLDECCILPSAASEGQEEQDNCNPGWKASTAEARPAKPAGIGDSSLKGQKASAGDEDSDSSGDESPEEDGENLCEAEAKEDGKAAPKNVGVPQAQHFKGDVAEGSEYLYKTHMCPECKRCFKKRTHLVEHLHLHFPDPSLQCPNCHKYFTSKSKLKIHMMRETGEKAHRCPLCHYSSVEKNALNRHMASMHEDISNFYSDVYSCPVCEEKFRLSQALKEHLKTHKAEPKRLSCFHGDCNYCAEDRKEFVRHLKDAHGIKAVECKYHACSLLFGTAEAMEAHRKTHYAFHCQQCDFICSNKHVFRKHKKQGHPGSEQLQCSFCPYATFNPVEFHDHVGKMHANEKIHKCTECAFATAHKRVLIRHMLLHTGEKPHKCELCDFTCRDVSYLSKHMLTHSNDKNFMCTECGYITKWKHYLNVHMRKHTGDLRYQCNQCSYRCHRADQLSSHKLRHQGKSLICEVCGFACKRKYELQKHMQAKHSQNYQVPVFQCQYCTYQTKYKQALLNHENCKHTKQKEFRCALCSYCTFSNTSLFFHKRKIHGYVPGDKDWLENYASKELEISSSEALFGYELGAALHVDASSPLTGKEQWMKEKPSQVESQGEEGYQQVFMVPLLEQDAAAPESSSKAERGMAEGEQSCPIAGNALEDDCMQGNAATGSTELTVSEDVAESCTLHLEALNVSSDSLLVNLTGEACVPQPESVEMLSCKDPPAAYEMLGSQDGLGLEDSGNTLEDIPDFEEEVDVQEDKVVKGSVAAGDNQEKDTLREDTGHLEGSCSDHHKVVADTEVRETSQAKLPEAWLSMLKTPEQGHLPAPEDVITSSDNARGGSESVLKALRKQDKEQAETLVLEGRVQMLVVQSESQVFKCEKCSYITRKEKSMSLHSKASCQSRRAPLVCHECGASFKQQRGLNTHLLKKCPVLLKNKILKPTNLEAPGLCQPADQSGDNGTETAESKNGGSEEPGHAENPWEAELLPDKTQAAGIPLAGAQTSGCHASEKSLLGDSTEVAEEPPQQGGGTEPGGAAGASQPGKPSEKYRLEGGKLHCNACSFVCSRVTTITSHVEDGCRNLEQFWCSLCPEAFNSQRALKSHCAEKHIPRRGASQVHPKRDEPQRTELPEEDPLSVEKDQTSELPLDAAPPKATPPKRRRFTCPTCPFTCHQERAMKTHKKRGCVTLGEFRCTSCPFTSKVAKALRLHRRLHRKHYSKRPQLQCRQCEFTCKQARCLRQHIRIKHEGVKPHKCRYCEFSTTRRYRLEAHQSLHTGVGRIACGICSQTFGTNSKLRIHRLRVHEKTPTHFCALCDYSSYLQNDITRHVNSCHHGELNFGCSRCEARFSSETALKQHVLRRHEEKVSYSCPRCDFVCHSEATLKCHVQKQHPHLECSTCKETFATREALEEHKTQHFSHRCELCSFAAKERQQLVRHYMESHEPVAPQDKPLHCPFCDFACRHQLVFDQHMKGHGGTRMYKCSDCEYTTKNRQKITWHIRIHTGEKPYKCHLCKYACADPSRLKYHMRIHKEERKYLCPDCGYKCKWVNQLKYHMTKHTGLKPYRCDECEYCTNRADALRVHKETRHQDARSFICEQCGKAFKTRFLLKTHLKKHSEEKPYVCNACGRAFRWAAGLRHHYLTHTNEHPFFCRYCPYKAKQKFQVIKHIQRHHPEHRAVDPSQGVGKDPSTHTVHLHTVQRESQDKGLPRMEQEAGCPAEKDCTPQ, encoded by the exons CGAGgcctccctgctgtcccagcaccagtgcctgctgctgccccctCCAGAGCACCTGGAACTCTCAGGGGCACTGTTGGCTTCTGCCAGCGAGGGCCAGAGTGACCCCAGAGGCTCAGAGCTGTCTGGAGCCAGCACAcaggagggctctgctcccGAGTGCCTGCTGTGCCCCATCTGCCAGGAGGCATTTTTGCAGCCTGGCCAACTCAAGGAGCACTTCAAGACCCACCGTTCCCTGTCGGGAGCCCTGCCCTGTCCCGAGAGGGGCTGCCACTTCACCACAGAGGACCGCAAGCAACTGCGCAGTCACTTGCGCCACCTGCATGGGGCCTCCCCTGTGTCCTGCGCCTGCCGGGCCTGCCCGCTGCTCTTCCCCAGCCGCCAGGCCATGGAACAGCACCACCGGACACACTTCCCCTTCCACTGTGGCCACTGCGACTTCATCACAGCCAATGCCAAGCTCTTCTGGCAGCACAGGAAGTGTCACACCACAGAGTCCCCTCCTGAGATGCCCACAACAGGCAGCCCCCCAGGTTCAGACCCCCACAGCCTTGACGAGTGCTGCATCCTGCCATCGG CAGCATcagaagggcaggaggagcaaGATAATTGCAACCCTGGCTGGaaagccagcacagcagaagcCAGGCCAGCAAAGCCTGCAGGTATTGGGGACAGCTCCTTGAAGGGACAGAAAGCATCAGCTGGAGATGAGGACTCAGACAGCAGTGGGGATGAGTCACCAGAAGAGGATGGTGAGAACCTCTGCGAAGCTGAGGCCAAAGAGGATGGGAAGGCAGCTCCCAAAAATGTTGGAgtgccacaggcacagcacttCAAAG GGGATGTTGCAGAAGGCTCCGAGTACCTCTACAAAACCCACATGTGCCCCGAATGCAAGCGGTGTTTCAAAAAGCGGACTCACCTGGTAGAGCACCTCCACCTGCACTTCCCTGACCCCAGCCTGCAGTGCCCCAACTGCCACAAGTATTTCACCAGCAAAAGCAAGCTGAAAATCCACATGATGCGGGAGACAGGTGAGAAGGCTCATCGCTGCCCACTCTGCCACTACAGCTCAGTGGAGAAGAACGCCCTCAACCGCCACATGGCCAGCATGCACGAGGACATCTCCAACTTTTACTCCGATGTTTACTCCTGCCCCGTCTGTGAGGAGAAGTTTCGCCTCAGCCAGGCCCTGAAGGAGCACTTGAAGACTCACAAAGCTGAACCCAAGAGGCTGAGCTGCTTTCACGGGGACTGCAATTACTGTGCGGAGGACCGGAAGGAGTTTGTCCGTCACCTCAAGGATGCTCATGGCATCAAGGCAGTGGAGTGCAAGTACCACGCCTGCTCGCTGCTCTTTGGCACGGCTGAGGCCATGGAGGCTCACCGGAAGACCCACTACGCCTTCCACTGCCAGCAGTGTGACTTCATCTGCTCCAACAAGCATGTTTTCCGCAAGCACAAGAAACAGGGGCACCCAGGCAGtgagcagctccagtgcagtTTCTGCCCCTATGCCACTTTCAACCCTGTGGAGTTTCATGACCATGTGGGCAAGATGCACGCCAATGAGAAGATCCACAAGTGCACTGAGTGTGCCTTCGCTACAGCGCACAAGCGGGTGCTCATCCGGCACATGCTGTTGCACACTG GAGAAAAACCTCACAAGTGTGAGCTCTGCGACTTCACGTGTCGGGATGTGAGCTACCTGTCCAAGCACATGCTGACCCACTCCAATGACAAGAACTTCATGTGCACCGAGTGCGGGTACATCACCAAGTGGAAGCATTACCTGAACGTCCACATGCGCAAGCACACTGGAGATCTCCG GTACCAATGTAACCAGTGCTCGTACCGGTGTCACCGTGCTGACCAGCTGAGCAGCCACAAGCTACGGCACCAGGGTAAAAGTCTGATCTGCGAGGTGTGTGGCTTTGCCTGCAAGCGCAAGTACGAGCTGCAGAAGCATATGCAGGCAAAGCACTCGCAGAACTACCAGGTGCCTGTCTTCCAGTGCCAGTACTGCACCTACCAGACCAAGTACAAGCAGGCGCTGCTGAACCATGAGAACTGCAAGCACACCAAGCAGAAGGAGTTTCGCTGTGCCCTCTGTTCATACTGCACCTTCAGTAACACCAGCCTCTTCTTCCATAAGCGCAAGATTCATGGCTATGTTCCTGGTGACAAGGACTGGTTGGAAAATTACgccagcaaggagctggagaTCAGCTCATCTGAGGCACTCTTTGGCTATGAGCTCGGTGCAGCCCTGCATGTGGATGCCAGTTCGCCCCTCACTGGCAAGGAGCAGTGGATGAAGGAGAAGCCATCCCAGGTGGAGTCCCAGGGAGAAGAGGGCTACCAGCAAGTGTTCATGGTGCCCCTCCTtgagcaggatgctgctgcaccagagagcagcagcaaggcagagagAGGCATGGCtgagggggagcagagctgtcctaTTGCTGGCAATGCCCTGGAAGATGACTGCATGCAAGGAAATGCTGCCACAGGCTCTACTGAGCTCACTGTTTCTGAAGATGTGGCAGAGAGCTGCACCTTGCACTTGGAGGCACTGAATGTCTCATCTGACTCTCTCCTGGTGAACTTGACTGGAGAAGCCTGTGTGCCCCAGCCAGAGAGTGTGGAAATGCTGTCCTGCAAGGACCCTCCTGCAGCCTATGAGATGCTGGGCTCCCAGGATGGCCTTGGCTTGGAGGATAGTGGCAATACACTCGAAGACATTCCAGACTTTGAGGAAGAGGTAGATGTACAGGAAGACAAAGTGGTGAAGGGCAGTGTAGCAGCAGGAGACAACCAGGAAAAAGACACCCTAAGGGAGGACACGGGCCACCTTGAGGGATCATGCTCAGACCACCACAAGGTGGTGGCAGACACTGAGGTGAGAGAGACCAGCCAAGCCAAGCTGCCAGAGGCCTGGCTCAGCATGCTGAAGACACCTGAACAGGGCCACCTGCCTGCCCCAGAGGATGTGATCACCTCCAGTGACAATGCCAGGGGCGGTTCGGAGTCAGTGCTGAAGGCTCTGCGGAAGCAGGACAAGGAGCAGGCAGAGACACTGGTGCTGGAGGGCAGGGTGCAGATGCTGGTGGTGCAGTCGGAGAGCCAGGTCTTCAAGTGTGAGAAGTGCTCATACATCACGCGGAAGGAGAAATCCATGTCCCTGCACTCCAAAGCCAGCTGCCAGAGCCGCCGGGCCCCGCTCGTGTGCCATGAGTGTGGTGCCAGCTTTAAGCAGCAGAGGGGACTCAACACTCACCTCCTAAAGAAATGTCCAGTTCTCCTGAAGAACAAGATCCTCAAACCAACCAATCTGGAGGCACCCGGACTGTGCCAACCTGCTGACCAGTCTGGTGATAATGGtacagaaacagcagagagcAAGAATGGAGGCTCAGAGGAGCCTGGGCATGCTGAGAACCCTTGGGAAGCTGAGCTGCTACCTGATAAAACACAAGCAGCAGGCATTCCTTTGGCTGGGGCACAGACATCGGGCTGTCATGCCTCTGAGAAATCCTTGCTGGGTGACAGCACAGAGGTGGCAGAAGAGCCTCCCCAGCAAGGGGGTGGGACTGAGCCaggtggagctgctggtgcctcGCAGCCTGGGAAACCCTCAGAGAAATACCGActggagggagggaagctgCACTGCAATGCCTGCTCTTTTGTGTGCTCCCGTGTCACCACCATCACCTCCCACGTGGAGGATGGCTGCCGGAACCTGGAGCAGTTCTggtgctccctgtgccctgagGCCTTCAACTCCCAGCGGGCTCTCAAGAGCCACTGTGCTGAAAAGCACATCCCAAGGAGGGGTGCATCCCAAGTGCATCCCAAGAGGGATGAACCCCAAAGGACTGAACTCCCTGAGGAGGACCCACTCAGTGTTGAGAAAGACCAGACCAGCGAGCTCCCACTGGATGCAGCCCCACCAAAAGCCACCCCGCCCAAGAGGAGGCGTTTCACCTGCCCCACCTGCCCCTTCACCTGCCACCAGGAACGGGCCATGAAGACTCACAAGAAGAGGGGCTGCGTGACCCTGGGTGAGTTTCGCTGCACCTCTTGCCCCTTCACCTCCAAGGTGGCTAAAGCGCTGCGGCTGCACCGCAGGCTGCACCGCAAGCATTACAGCAAACGGCCACAGCTGCAATGCCGCCAGTGCGAGTTCACCTGCAAGCAGGCCCGGTGCTTGCGGCAGCACATCCGCATCAAGCACGAGGGGGTGAAGCCACACAAGTGCCGCTACTGCGAGTTCAGCACCACTCGACGCTACCGCCTGGAGGCCCACCAGTCCCTGCACACGGGCGTGGGGCGCATCGCCTGCGGCATCTGCAGCCAGACCTTCGGCACCAACTCCAAGCTGCGCATCCACCGCCTGCGGGTGCATGAGAAGACACCCACCCACTTCTGCGCGCTCTGCGACTACAGCAGCTACCTGCAGAATGACATCACCCGTCACGTCAACAGCTGCCACCACGGCGAGCTCAACTTTGGCTGCTCCCGCTGTGAGGCTCGCTTCAGTTCTGAGACGGCCCTCAAGCAGCACGTCCTGCGACGGCACGAGGAGAAGGTTTCCTACAGCTGCCCACGCTGCGACTTCGTGTGTCACAGTGAGGCCACGCTCAAGTGCCACGTGCAGAAGCAGCACCCACACCTGGAGTGCAGCACCTGCAAGGAGACCTTCGCCACCCGGGAGGCACTGGAGGAGCACAAGACGCAGCATTTCAGCCACCGCTGTGAGCTGTGCAGCTTTGCAGCCAAGGAGCGGCAGCAGCTGGTGCGGCATTACATGGAGAGCCACGAGCCGGTTGCCCCCCAGGACAAACCCCTGCACTGCCCTTTCTGTGACTTTGCCTGCCGGCACCAGCTTGTGTTTGACCAGCACATGAAGGGCCACGGGGGCACCCGCATGTACAAGTGCTCAGACTGTGAGTACACCACCAAGAACAGGCAAAAGATCACGTGGCACATCCGCATCCACACTGGTGAGAAGCCCTACAAGTGCCACCTCTGTAAATATGCCTGTGCTGACCCCTCACGTCTCAAG TATCACATGCGGATCCacaaagaggagaggaaatacCTCTGTCCCGACTGCGGCTACAAATGCAAGTGGGTGAACCAGCTCAAGTATCACATGACAAAGCACACAG GCCTGAAGCCATACCGCTGCGATGAGTGCGAGTACTGCACCAACCGCGCGGACGCCCTGCGGGTGCACAAGGAGACGCGGCACCAGGACGCCCGTTCCTTCATCTGTGAGCAGTGTGGCAAGGCCTTCAAGACCCGCTTTCTCCTCAAGACTCACCTGAAGAAGCACAGCGAGGAGAAGCCCTATGTGTGCAACGCCTGCGGGCGGGCTTTCCGCTGGGCAGCTGGCCTGCGCCACCACTACCTGACCCACACCAACGAGCACCCCTTCTTCTGCCGCTACTGCCCCTACAAGGCCAAGCAGAAGTTCCAGGTCATCAAACACATCCAGCGGCATCACCCTGAGCACAGGGCTGTTGACCCTAGCCAGGGGGTGGGAAAGGACCCCAGCACACACACCGTCCACCTTCACACCGTGCAGAGGGAAAGCCAGGACAAGGGGCTCCCCAGGATGGAGCAAGAAGCAGGGTGCCCTGCAGAGAAGGATTGCACACCACAGTGA